A stretch of Lathyrus oleraceus cultivar Zhongwan6 chromosome 6, CAAS_Psat_ZW6_1.0, whole genome shotgun sequence DNA encodes these proteins:
- the LOC127092156 gene encoding probable BOI-related E3 ubiquitin-protein ligase 3 yields the protein MAFLQEQFQRHYQAQPQSQPQPQTNSFRNLRTIDGQMSQQMAFYNPTDLQDQSQHPPYIPPFHVVGFAPGPVLPADGSDGGVDLHWNFGLEPERKRLKEQDFLENNSQISSVDFLQPRSVSTGLGLSLDNTRLASTGDSALLSLIGDDIDRELQQQDLEMDRFLKLQGEQLRQTVLEKVQATQLQCVSVIEDKVIQKLREKDTEVENINKRNMELEDQMEQLSAEAGAWQQRARYNENMIAALKFNLQQAYLQSRDSKEGCGDSEVDDTASCCNGRSLDFHLLSNENSNMKEAMKCKACRVNEVTMVLLPCKHLCLCKDCESKLSFCPLCQSSKFIGMEVYI from the exons ATGGCTTTCCTTCAAGAACAGTTTCAACGCCACTACCAAGCCCAACCACAATCACAACCACAACCACAAACCAATTCTTTCAG AAATTTAAGAACAATTGATGGCCAGATGTCGCAGCAGATGGCTTTTTACAACCCTACTGATTTGCAAGATCAGTCTCAGCATCCACCATACATTCCTCCAT TTCATGTTGTTGGTTTTGCTCCGGGTCCTGTTCTTCCTGCTGATGGAAGTGATGGGGGTGTTGATTTGCACTGGAATTTCGGGTTGGAACCGGAGAGGAAGAGACTAAAAGAACAGGATTTTTTGGAGAACAATTCTCAGATATCTTCTGTGGATTTCCTGCAACCTCGATCTGTGTCCACGGGATTGGGATTGTCTCTTGATAATACTCGTTTGGCTTCAACCGGAGACTCGGCTTTATTGTCGCTTATTGGGGATGACATCGATCGTGAGTTGCAGCAGCAGGATTTAGAGATGGATAGATTTCTCAAACTGCAG GGTGAGCAATTGCGACAAACAGTTTTAGAGAAAGTTCAGGCAACACAATTACAATGCGTTTCAGTCATCGAAGACAAGGTCATTCAGAAGCTTCGTGAGAAAGACACTGAGGTAGAAAACATCAACAAACGAAACATGGAGCTTGAAGACCAAATGGAGCAGTTAAGTGCAGAAGCGGGGGCTTGGCAACAGCGCGCAAGATACAACGAAAACATGATTGCTGCACTCAAGTTCAACCTCCAGCAAGCTTATCTCCAAAGTAGAGACAGTAAAGAAGGATGCGGCGACAGCGAAGTAGACGATACAGCTTCTTGCTGTAACGGACGTTCGCTTGATTTCCATCTCCTCTCCAATGAAAATTCAAACATGAAAGAAGCGATGAAATGTAAAGCATGCAGAGTGAATGAAGTGACGATGGTTTTGTTACCGTGTAAGCATCTTTGCCTCTGTAAAGATTGTGAAAGTAAGCTTAGTTTTTGTCCTCTATGTCAATCCTCCAAGTTCATAGGTATGGAGGTCTACATATAA